From a region of the Neobacillus niacini genome:
- a CDS encoding NFACT family protein: protein MSFDGLFTKAMVDELTRTLKGGRINKVHQPYKNEVILTIRANGVNQKLLFSAHPSYARVQLTNEAYENPSEPPMFCMLLRKHIEGYILEDVYQVENDRMIIFEIKGRNEIGDVSYKQLIIEIMGRHSNIVLVDKTRNIILDSVKHVSFAVNSHRAILPGQTYIYPPEQNKQNPFMVGTDEILRKIDFNSGKLDKQIVEHFAGTSPLFAKEVIYQSGIANRATIPTAFLQLIERIKSGELVPSIMSTDNKEVFYLFPLQHIKGEVKTFSTLSEMLDRFYFGKAERDRVKQQGNDIERLIINEKEKNEKKIEKLESTLREAEKADQLQRFGELLTANLYAAKKGMKDIEVIDYYDEMGGTVVIPLDPRKTPSENAQKYFSKYQKAKNSVSIVIEQIDKAREEVLYFENLLQQVQSASPKDIQEIREELVEGGYIRDRQRRNAKKITNAKPILDHYLSSDGTEMIVGKNNKQNDYLTNKLAARDEIWLHTKDIPGSHVVIRSKEPSEATVHEAAKLAAYFSKARNSSSVPVDYTKVRYVKKPSGAKPGFVIYDNQQTVYVTPEEELVLKLKK from the coding sequence ATGTCATTTGATGGTTTATTTACAAAAGCAATGGTTGATGAACTCACGCGCACTCTAAAAGGCGGCAGAATCAACAAAGTACATCAGCCTTATAAAAATGAAGTAATTCTAACAATCCGCGCAAATGGAGTGAACCAAAAATTATTATTTTCAGCGCACCCCAGCTACGCACGTGTACAGCTAACGAATGAAGCATATGAAAACCCCAGCGAACCGCCAATGTTCTGTATGCTGCTAAGAAAGCATATTGAGGGCTATATATTAGAGGATGTATACCAAGTAGAAAATGATCGGATGATTATTTTTGAAATCAAGGGCAGGAATGAAATCGGTGATGTCAGCTACAAACAGCTAATCATCGAAATCATGGGAAGACACAGTAATATTGTACTGGTTGATAAAACGAGGAATATCATTCTCGATAGTGTTAAGCACGTGTCATTTGCGGTAAATAGTCACAGAGCGATATTGCCAGGGCAGACATATATTTACCCGCCAGAACAAAACAAACAAAACCCTTTTATGGTTGGTACTGATGAAATATTGAGAAAGATTGATTTTAATAGCGGTAAGCTTGATAAGCAAATTGTTGAGCATTTTGCTGGAACCTCACCATTATTCGCAAAAGAAGTTATTTACCAAAGCGGCATTGCTAACCGAGCAACCATACCGACAGCGTTCCTTCAGTTGATAGAAAGAATCAAGAGTGGAGAGCTTGTGCCTTCTATCATGTCAACAGATAATAAAGAAGTGTTCTACCTCTTTCCTCTACAGCATATTAAAGGAGAAGTAAAAACCTTTTCCACCTTAAGCGAGATGCTTGACCGTTTTTATTTTGGAAAGGCTGAACGGGACAGGGTAAAGCAGCAAGGAAATGATATTGAGCGGTTAATCATCAATGAAAAAGAAAAAAATGAGAAAAAAATTGAAAAGTTAGAGAGCACATTAAGGGAGGCTGAAAAAGCAGATCAGCTTCAACGTTTTGGGGAATTGTTAACGGCAAATCTTTATGCTGCAAAAAAAGGGATGAAAGATATCGAAGTAATTGATTATTACGATGAAATGGGCGGCACAGTTGTCATACCCTTAGATCCACGGAAAACGCCATCAGAAAATGCCCAAAAATATTTTTCTAAATACCAGAAGGCCAAAAACTCTGTTTCCATCGTGATTGAACAAATTGACAAAGCTCGTGAGGAAGTCCTTTATTTTGAAAATTTACTGCAGCAAGTGCAGTCAGCTTCCCCTAAAGACATTCAGGAAATTCGCGAGGAACTGGTTGAAGGGGGATATATCCGCGACCGCCAAAGACGAAATGCGAAAAAGATAACAAATGCTAAACCTATTTTAGACCATTACCTTTCTTCTGATGGCACTGAAATGATTGTTGGTAAAAATAATAAACAAAATGATTATTTGACCAACAAACTTGCTGCAAGAGATGAGATTTGGCTTCATACCAAAGACATTCCTGGCTCTCATGTGGTCATTCGCAGTAAAGAACCATCCGAAGCAACTGTGCATGAAGCAGCAAAATTAGCTGCCTATTTTAGTAAAGCTCGAAACTCCAGTTCCGTACCAGTAGATTATACAAAGGTGCGGTATGTTAAAAAACCAAGCGGTGCAAAGCCTGGCTTTGTTATTTACGATAATCAACAGACAGTATATGTTACCCCTGAAGAAGAATTGGTTCTTAAACTTAAGAAATAA
- the coaBC gene encoding bifunctional phosphopantothenoylcysteine decarboxylase/phosphopantothenate--cysteine ligase CoaBC, protein MMLDKKILLCVSGGIAVYKAAALTSKLVQAGAKVRVILSESAAKFVTPLTFQALSRNDVYTDTFDEKNPNVIAHIDLADWADLILVAPATANTIGKLANGIADNMITTTLLAATAPVWIAPAMNVHMYDHPAVKKNITILASYGYRFIEPSEGYLACGYVGKGRLEEPEKIVELIKQNFLKNSSLKLKGKTVLITAGPTREKIDPVRFITNHSTGKMGYALAEAAKKEGAKVILVSGPVHLTPPAGVDIVNIESADEMYHAVMKNFDDADIIIKTAAVADYTPKVSYEHKMKKQPGDKAIELERTKDILFELGTKKRNQILIGFAAETENVEEYALKKLKSKNADMIVANNVKAEGAGFGRDTNIVTLFKRDGTKIELPLMSKLEVAHKIIEEIVVLPKDLESNENC, encoded by the coding sequence ATGATGTTGGATAAAAAGATTTTATTGTGTGTATCAGGTGGAATTGCGGTGTATAAAGCGGCAGCTTTAACGAGCAAACTTGTCCAAGCTGGTGCTAAAGTAAGAGTAATACTAAGTGAATCTGCTGCAAAATTTGTTACCCCATTAACTTTTCAGGCGTTATCTCGAAATGATGTGTATACCGATACCTTTGATGAAAAAAATCCCAATGTGATTGCACACATTGATTTAGCTGATTGGGCCGATTTAATACTTGTAGCTCCTGCAACAGCCAATACGATAGGTAAGCTGGCAAATGGCATAGCTGATAATATGATTACCACCACCTTACTTGCCGCAACTGCTCCAGTTTGGATTGCCCCGGCGATGAATGTACATATGTATGACCATCCGGCAGTGAAAAAGAACATAACTATATTGGCCTCCTACGGTTACCGGTTTATTGAACCGAGTGAGGGCTATTTAGCGTGTGGCTATGTTGGTAAGGGACGTTTAGAGGAACCCGAGAAAATTGTTGAATTAATCAAACAGAATTTTCTTAAAAACAGCTCTTTAAAGTTAAAAGGGAAAACCGTGCTAATTACTGCTGGTCCAACAAGGGAAAAGATTGACCCTGTCCGTTTTATTACCAACCATTCTACAGGAAAAATGGGATACGCTCTTGCCGAAGCTGCAAAGAAAGAGGGCGCGAAAGTAATATTAGTTTCAGGACCGGTCCATTTAACTCCTCCCGCTGGTGTAGATATAGTTAATATTGAAAGTGCAGATGAGATGTATCATGCCGTGATGAAAAACTTTGATGACGCGGATATTATTATAAAAACAGCTGCAGTCGCTGATTACACTCCTAAAGTTTCTTATGAACATAAGATGAAAAAACAGCCTGGGGACAAAGCGATTGAACTTGAAAGAACGAAAGATATTTTATTTGAGCTAGGAACAAAAAAAAGAAATCAGATTCTAATTGGATTCGCAGCGGAAACGGAAAATGTTGAAGAATATGCGCTTAAAAAATTAAAGTCCAAAAATGCAGATATGATTGTAGCGAATAATGTGAAGGCAGAAGGTGCTGGTTTTGGCAGGGATACAAACATCGTGACGCTCTTTAAGCGTGACGGAACCAAGATTGAGCTGCCTTTAATGTCAAAGCTTGAGGTTGCACATAAGATTATCGAAGAAATCGTTGTATTACCAAAGGATTTGGAATCTAATGAAAATTGCTAG
- the def gene encoding peptide deformylase — MAIRKIVMYPAEVLEKNCRPVEKFDRKLAKLLDDMYDTMIEHDGVGLAAPQIGIDERIAIVDIDDEYGTIEMINPRIINTSGEQTGPEGCLSFPDLFGEVTRPNYVKIEAFDRKGKKFTLEAEEFLARAIQHEIDHLDGVLFTSKVSRYLEEDELKGVESE; from the coding sequence TTGGCGATTAGAAAAATTGTAATGTACCCAGCTGAGGTACTTGAAAAAAATTGCAGACCTGTAGAAAAGTTTGACAGAAAGCTTGCTAAATTGCTTGATGATATGTATGACACCATGATTGAACATGATGGTGTTGGACTTGCGGCGCCACAAATTGGAATAGATGAACGAATCGCAATTGTTGATATTGATGATGAGTACGGTACGATTGAGATGATTAATCCACGTATTATCAATACATCAGGAGAGCAAACGGGTCCTGAAGGCTGTTTAAGCTTCCCAGACCTTTTTGGAGAAGTAACCAGACCCAATTATGTGAAAATCGAGGCATTTGATCGAAAAGGAAAAAAATTCACCCTCGAAGCTGAAGAATTTCTGGCAAGGGCAATACAACATGAAATCGATCATTTAGACGGGGTATTATTCACATCTAAAGTAAGCCGATATCTTGAAGAAGATGAGTTAAAAGGAGTAGAAAGTGAATGA
- the gmk gene encoding guanylate kinase translates to MQEKGLLIVFSGPSGVGKGTVRKEIFSHPDTAFEYSISATTRAPRPGEVNGVDYFFKSRQEFEELIQQGKLLEYAEFVGNYYGTPVDYVRETLDAGKDVFLEIEVKGARQVREKFPEGLFIFLMPPSLSELKNRIVTRGTETEELINNRMLSAREEIEMMELYDYVVENDQVELACERVKAIVVAEHCRRERVEHRYKKLLEVE, encoded by the coding sequence ATGCAGGAAAAAGGATTACTAATCGTATTTTCTGGTCCCTCTGGTGTCGGAAAAGGTACCGTTAGAAAGGAAATATTTTCCCATCCGGACACGGCTTTTGAATACTCAATATCCGCAACAACCCGTGCACCTCGCCCTGGTGAAGTAAATGGGGTGGATTATTTTTTTAAGTCACGTCAAGAATTTGAAGAGTTAATTCAGCAAGGTAAACTTTTAGAGTATGCAGAATTTGTTGGCAATTATTATGGCACACCTGTAGATTATGTTCGTGAAACCTTAGATGCCGGGAAAGATGTTTTTTTAGAAATCGAGGTAAAGGGTGCGCGACAAGTTAGAGAAAAGTTTCCAGAAGGTTTATTTATATTCTTAATGCCTCCAAGTCTTTCCGAGTTAAAGAATCGGATTGTTACCAGAGGTACTGAAACAGAAGAGTTGATCAACAATCGGATGTTATCAGCACGTGAAGAAATTGAAATGATGGAATTATATGATTATGTGGTAGAGAATGATCAGGTAGAACTGGCATGTGAACGGGTAAAAGCAATTGTTGTCGCTGAACATTGCCGCCGGGAACGTGTGGAACACCGATATAAAAAATTACTGGAGGTTGAATAA
- the priA gene encoding primosomal protein N' has translation MKIASVIVDVPAKQTDRAFDYLIPTEWIETIQPGMRVIVPFGPRKIQGFVTEIKADSEFKKLREIIEPMDLEPVLNRELLDLGNWLTINTLCFKIYAYQAMLPAALKAKYEKKVKLSTGVKLNQLPAQLQEVFKNQEAIQWDDALENGLVPILQREAAKGLLEVLYIVKEKLKKKKLKYVIPLLSSGDLETASNGLPQKAEKQKEVLRYFVEHSDPVELRQLLSHLNISSSTVKALVEKGFLAEQDMEVYRDPYENRTFTRTEPLLLTEDQQRAMVPILGSIENKRHEVFLLYGVTGSGKTEIYLQTIQDVIEKGKEAIVLVPEIALTPQMVNRFKGRFGNLVAVLHSGLSAGEKYDEWRKIQRKEVKVVVGARSAIFAPFENLGIIIIDEEHETSYKQEEMPRYHARDVAIERAQNNQCPVVLGSATPALESFARAQKGVYTLLSLPNRMNKRALPAVEIVDMREELRAGNRSMFSRKLFELLKERIERKEQSVLFLNKRGHSSFVMCRDCGYVMNCPNCDISLTYHKVKDQMKCHYCGFESYVPIQCPECASDYIRYFGTGTQKVEEELGKILPEAKVIRMDVDTTGQKGAHERLLKEFHEGKADILLGTQMIAKGLDFPNITLVGVLSADTMLHLPDFRSSEKTFQLLTQVSGRAGRHELPGEVIIQTYTPEHYSVELAGTQDYDRFYHREMMMRKAHHYPPFYYLSLITISHEELMTVVSATEKIAAFVRSRLSNHAVVLGPAASPIPRINNRYRYHCLIKYKREPELNKTLKAILDQYQSDPKSGLLVSIDVNPFILM, from the coding sequence ATGAAAATTGCTAGTGTTATTGTTGATGTGCCTGCAAAACAAACGGATAGGGCGTTTGATTACTTAATCCCAACCGAATGGATAGAGACGATCCAGCCCGGGATGAGGGTAATAGTCCCCTTTGGTCCAAGGAAAATTCAAGGCTTTGTTACTGAGATAAAAGCAGATTCAGAATTTAAGAAACTCCGTGAAATTATTGAACCGATGGACTTAGAACCTGTTCTTAATCGGGAATTACTTGATCTCGGTAATTGGCTGACTATTAATACGTTGTGCTTTAAAATTTATGCCTATCAAGCAATGCTCCCAGCTGCATTAAAAGCGAAGTATGAAAAGAAGGTAAAGCTTTCCACAGGGGTAAAACTAAATCAATTACCTGCGCAGCTTCAAGAAGTATTTAAAAATCAAGAAGCGATACAATGGGATGACGCCTTAGAGAATGGTTTAGTTCCAATTCTCCAAAGAGAAGCTGCTAAAGGGCTGTTAGAAGTTCTTTATATAGTGAAAGAAAAACTAAAGAAAAAGAAATTAAAATATGTCATTCCTTTGCTTTCCTCAGGAGATTTGGAAACAGCGAGTAATGGCCTTCCTCAAAAGGCTGAAAAACAAAAAGAGGTTTTAAGGTATTTTGTTGAACACAGTGACCCGGTGGAATTGAGACAGTTGTTATCACATTTAAACATTTCATCATCAACTGTAAAAGCACTAGTTGAAAAGGGATTTCTTGCTGAACAAGACATGGAAGTTTATCGTGATCCTTATGAAAATCGCACATTTACACGAACCGAGCCTCTGCTCTTAACAGAAGACCAGCAGCGAGCGATGGTTCCAATTCTAGGAAGTATAGAAAATAAACGCCATGAGGTGTTTTTGCTTTATGGGGTAACTGGCAGCGGGAAAACTGAAATTTACTTGCAAACCATTCAAGATGTCATTGAAAAAGGCAAAGAGGCGATTGTACTTGTACCAGAAATTGCTTTAACTCCTCAAATGGTTAATCGCTTTAAGGGCCGTTTTGGGAATTTAGTAGCGGTATTGCACAGCGGACTTTCTGCTGGTGAAAAATATGATGAATGGCGGAAGATTCAACGTAAAGAGGTTAAAGTGGTAGTCGGTGCAAGGTCAGCCATCTTTGCTCCTTTTGAGAACCTGGGCATTATTATTATTGATGAGGAACATGAAACAAGCTACAAGCAGGAAGAAATGCCGCGTTATCATGCGCGAGATGTAGCGATAGAACGAGCGCAAAATAATCAATGCCCAGTTGTACTTGGGAGCGCAACTCCAGCACTTGAGTCATTTGCAAGAGCACAAAAAGGGGTTTACACACTATTATCCCTGCCGAACCGGATGAATAAGAGGGCATTGCCGGCAGTAGAAATTGTTGATATGCGGGAGGAACTTAGAGCTGGTAATCGCTCTATGTTTTCGAGGAAATTGTTTGAATTACTAAAAGAGCGAATTGAAAGAAAAGAGCAGTCTGTATTATTTCTAAACAAACGCGGGCACTCCTCATTTGTTATGTGCAGGGATTGCGGGTATGTGATGAATTGCCCGAATTGTGATATTTCCTTAACCTATCACAAGGTTAAGGATCAAATGAAATGCCATTATTGCGGTTTTGAAAGCTATGTACCTATCCAGTGCCCTGAGTGCGCAAGTGATTATATCCGTTATTTTGGTACAGGAACACAAAAGGTTGAAGAAGAACTGGGGAAAATTCTTCCTGAGGCAAAAGTAATTCGTATGGATGTTGATACTACTGGGCAAAAGGGAGCCCATGAAAGGCTGTTAAAGGAATTCCATGAAGGAAAAGCTGATATTCTTTTAGGTACGCAAATGATTGCTAAAGGATTGGATTTTCCGAATATTACGCTTGTTGGCGTACTTTCAGCAGATACGATGCTCCATTTACCGGATTTCCGCTCCTCTGAAAAAACATTTCAGCTATTAACACAAGTTAGCGGCAGGGCAGGGCGCCATGAATTACCCGGGGAAGTCATAATCCAAACTTATACACCGGAGCATTATAGTGTAGAGCTGGCCGGAACACAGGATTATGATCGCTTTTACCACAGGGAAATGATGATGAGAAAAGCTCATCATTACCCGCCCTTTTATTATCTGTCCTTAATCACAATAAGTCATGAAGAATTAATGACTGTTGTTTCGGCAACTGAAAAAATCGCTGCTTTTGTCAGGTCACGTCTGTCCAATCATGCAGTCGTTCTGGGTCCTGCTGCGTCACCAATCCCGCGAATCAATAACCGCTACCGCTATCATTGCCTAATAAAATATAAGCGTGAACCGGAGCTTAATAAGACATTAAAAGCCATACTCGACCAATACCAAAGCGACCCAAAAAGCGGCTTACTTGTATCAATCGATGTAAACCCATTTATTTTAATGTAA
- the rpoZ gene encoding DNA-directed RNA polymerase subunit omega — MLYPSIDSLLNKIDSKYSLVSVAAKRARSMQQTRDERLPKYVSYKHVGKALEEIYSGELTYRIPNKSETGAIYGKDSNIGK; from the coding sequence ATGTTATATCCTTCGATTGACTCATTACTAAATAAAATTGACTCAAAATACTCACTAGTTTCTGTTGCAGCAAAACGTGCCCGCTCCATGCAGCAAACACGTGATGAAAGATTACCTAAATATGTTTCCTATAAACACGTAGGAAAAGCTTTAGAGGAAATCTACAGCGGTGAGCTGACATATCGAATTCCAAATAAATCAGAAACAGGTGCTATTTACGGCAAAGATAGCAATATAGGCAAGTAA
- a CDS encoding calcium-translocating P-type ATPase, SERCA-type yields MKFHEMEINQVEKVLDTDFSSGLSPEAVKKRVAQHGLNELQEGEKQSALLLFFSQFKDFMVLVLLAATLLSGLLGEYIDAIAIIAIVIINGFLGFFQERRAERSLQALKELSAPQVSVLREGQWVKIPSKEIVPGDIIKFSSGDRIGADVRIIESRSLEIEESALTGESVPVSKHIDPLKTINPGIGDMENIAFMGTMITRGSGVGVVIGTGMKTAMGQIADLLQNAETQETPLQRRLEQLGKILITVALLLTVLVVAIGVLQGHELYTMFLAGVSLAVAAIPEGLPAIVTVALSLGVQKMIKKNAIVRKLPAVETLGCASVICSDKTGTMTQNKMTVTHLWSGGNTWTVDGVGYQPRGDFYRGNTRVLPKDEKALQQMLIFGMICNHSELKIKDEDYILDGDPTEGALLVSAMKAGLDRTNLLDEFTIINEFPFDSARKMMSMHVKDKQGRNFIVTKGAPDVIIGKSESILWDGKTQYLGQSVQNQVQEAINNLASKALRTIAIAFKPIPANTVILSEQEAENKLTFIGVQGMIDPPRPEVKDAVKECKEAGIKTVMITGDHVITAKAIASQLGILTKKSMVLDGNALSNMSVEELEEVVDDVSVFARVSPEHKLKIVKALQNRGHIVAMTGDGVNDAPAIKAADIGVAMGITGTDVAKEASSLVLLDDNFATIKSAIEEGRNIYENIRKFVRYLLASNVGEILVMLFAMILALPLPLVPIQILWVNLVTDGLPAMALGLDRPEEDVMKRKPRSPNEGVFSRGLGWKVVSRGFLIGIVTLLAFIIVYKQNPENLQYAQTIAFATLVLAQLIHVFDCRSEKSVLSRNPFGNQYLVWAVVSSLALMIAVIYYPPFQPIFHTLPILAKDWLLIIGLSSIPTFLLAGTFLLRKTK; encoded by the coding sequence ATGAAATTCCATGAGATGGAGATAAATCAAGTAGAAAAGGTCTTAGATACCGACTTTTCTTCTGGGTTATCACCAGAAGCAGTAAAGAAACGAGTTGCTCAACATGGGCTTAATGAATTGCAGGAAGGGGAAAAGCAATCTGCTTTGCTCTTGTTTTTTAGTCAGTTTAAAGATTTTATGGTCTTAGTGCTGCTTGCAGCCACGCTCTTATCAGGATTACTTGGTGAATATATCGATGCAATTGCGATTATTGCAATTGTGATTATTAATGGTTTTCTTGGATTTTTTCAAGAAAGACGAGCTGAGAGATCATTACAGGCTCTAAAGGAATTATCTGCGCCACAGGTTTCCGTGTTACGAGAAGGACAATGGGTGAAAATCCCTTCTAAAGAAATAGTTCCAGGAGATATCATTAAATTTTCAAGCGGAGACAGAATTGGCGCAGATGTAAGGATAATTGAATCCAGAAGTTTAGAAATCGAAGAGTCCGCACTTACGGGAGAGTCAGTGCCGGTATCTAAACATATAGATCCATTAAAGACAATTAACCCTGGGATTGGCGATATGGAAAATATTGCCTTCATGGGTACCATGATCACTAGGGGTAGTGGTGTTGGAGTCGTTATTGGAACAGGAATGAAAACAGCGATGGGCCAAATTGCCGATTTACTCCAAAATGCAGAAACGCAGGAAACTCCGCTGCAGCGTCGCTTGGAGCAGTTGGGAAAAATTTTGATAACAGTTGCTTTATTGTTAACCGTTCTTGTGGTTGCGATTGGAGTCTTACAAGGACATGAACTTTATACAATGTTCTTAGCGGGTGTTTCCCTTGCAGTAGCAGCAATTCCTGAGGGATTACCGGCAATTGTAACAGTTGCATTGTCTCTCGGGGTTCAAAAAATGATTAAGAAAAATGCGATAGTCAGAAAGCTGCCGGCAGTTGAAACACTTGGCTGTGCGTCGGTTATTTGTTCTGATAAAACGGGAACTATGACACAAAACAAAATGACTGTTACCCATTTATGGAGCGGTGGTAACACTTGGACAGTCGACGGTGTGGGCTATCAGCCTCGTGGTGATTTTTACCGCGGTAATACTCGTGTACTTCCAAAAGATGAAAAAGCCTTACAGCAAATGCTCATTTTTGGAATGATTTGCAATCACTCAGAATTAAAAATCAAAGATGAAGATTATATTCTTGACGGAGATCCAACAGAGGGTGCCTTGCTTGTTAGTGCTATGAAAGCGGGACTGGATCGTACAAATTTATTAGATGAGTTTACCATCATAAATGAATTCCCGTTTGACTCTGCGAGAAAAATGATGAGTATGCATGTGAAAGACAAGCAAGGCAGGAATTTTATTGTCACAAAAGGGGCACCCGATGTAATCATAGGTAAGAGCGAATCCATCCTTTGGGATGGTAAGACACAATATCTAGGACAAAGTGTTCAAAACCAAGTTCAAGAAGCTATCAATAACCTTGCTTCAAAAGCTCTTAGGACAATTGCGATTGCCTTTAAACCTATACCAGCGAATACCGTTATCCTTAGCGAACAGGAAGCAGAAAATAAATTAACCTTTATTGGTGTTCAAGGAATGATTGACCCGCCTAGACCAGAAGTTAAAGACGCGGTGAAAGAGTGTAAGGAAGCAGGAATAAAAACAGTAATGATTACAGGCGATCATGTGATAACGGCTAAAGCGATTGCCTCACAGCTGGGGATTTTAACGAAGAAAAGTATGGTTCTAGATGGAAATGCATTATCAAACATGTCTGTTGAGGAACTAGAGGAAGTAGTAGATGATGTATCTGTATTTGCTCGTGTTTCACCAGAGCATAAATTGAAAATTGTTAAGGCTTTACAAAATAGAGGTCATATTGTGGCAATGACGGGTGATGGTGTAAATGACGCACCAGCCATTAAAGCAGCAGATATCGGTGTGGCCATGGGAATTACCGGAACAGACGTAGCGAAAGAAGCCTCATCACTCGTACTTTTAGATGATAATTTTGCAACCATCAAGTCGGCAATTGAAGAAGGCAGAAACATCTATGAAAATATAAGGAAATTTGTCCGATACTTACTGGCTTCAAATGTAGGTGAAATTTTGGTTATGTTGTTTGCGATGATCTTAGCACTGCCGCTACCATTGGTTCCAATTCAAATTCTTTGGGTAAATTTAGTGACGGATGGACTGCCGGCAATGGCATTAGGATTGGACCGTCCTGAAGAGGATGTAATGAAACGAAAACCGCGCAGTCCAAATGAAGGTGTATTTTCTCGAGGATTAGGCTGGAAAGTCGTCTCAAGGGGTTTTCTTATTGGTATCGTTACCCTTTTAGCCTTTATAATTGTCTATAAACAGAATCCTGAAAACCTGCAATATGCACAAACGATTGCATTCGCAACCCTAGTGTTGGCACAGCTCATCCATGTATTTGATTGTAGAAGTGAAAAGTCGGTTTTATCTAGAAATCCATTTGGAAACCAATATCTTGTTTGGGCGGTTGTCTCATCTCTTGCTTTAATGATTGCAGTTATCTACTACCCGCCATTCCAGCCGATATTCCACACCTTACCAATCTTAGCAAAAGACTGGCTTTTGATTATCGGTCTATCATCTATACCAACTTTTTTACTAGCAGGAACATTTTTGTTAAGAAAAACAAAATAA
- the remA gene encoding extracellular matrix/biofilm regulator RemA, whose protein sequence is MSIKLINIGFGNIVSANRIISIVSPESAPIKRIIQDARDRGSLIDATYGRRTRAVIVMDSDHVILSAVQPETVAHRLADRDEIIDEG, encoded by the coding sequence ATGTCGATTAAATTGATTAATATTGGATTTGGAAATATCGTATCTGCCAATCGGATAATTTCAATTGTAAGCCCTGAATCTGCTCCGATAAAAAGGATTATCCAAGATGCACGTGATAGGGGTTCTTTGATTGATGCTACATATGGAAGACGTACACGTGCCGTAATTGTCATGGATAGTGATCATGTTATTTTATCAGCGGTACAGCCTGAAACGGTTGCCCATAGATTGGCAGACCGTGATGAAATTATAGATGAAGGGTAG
- a CDS encoding YicC/YloC family endoribonuclease, whose product MVISMTGFGRSRISSASFSVNVEVKTVNHRFSEINVRMPRQLLKVEDKIKKKLNQHLRRGRAEVYIMIEGEGAVTRKIQVDWKLLEEYYLFIKEARDKFNIEGNVLLQDLLTRNEFLHIEENDAGNEELENLVLRATEEAVLLCKQMRITEGEELKKDLLTSLLQLDTNIDDLRGYAPLVASAYKERLMKRIEELVQGQIDESRVLTEVAIFADKIDINEELTRLNSHVQQFKQTLNEIEPIGRKLDFLVQEMNREANTIGSKANDSNITKKVVEIKSLLEKLKEQVQNIE is encoded by the coding sequence ATGGTTATAAGTATGACGGGCTTTGGGAGAAGCAGAATTTCCTCAGCCTCTTTTTCGGTAAATGTGGAAGTAAAAACAGTCAACCATCGTTTTAGTGAAATAAATGTTCGGATGCCGAGGCAGCTGTTAAAGGTAGAAGATAAGATTAAGAAAAAATTGAATCAGCATCTAAGGCGTGGCAGAGCTGAAGTCTATATAATGATAGAAGGGGAAGGTGCAGTTACTCGGAAAATCCAGGTTGATTGGAAGCTGCTCGAAGAATACTACCTGTTTATTAAAGAAGCACGTGATAAATTCAATATTGAAGGAAATGTTTTACTTCAAGATTTATTGACACGTAACGAATTTTTACATATCGAAGAAAATGATGCTGGCAACGAAGAATTGGAAAACTTAGTACTAAGAGCAACAGAAGAAGCAGTTTTACTATGTAAGCAAATGCGAATAACTGAAGGAGAAGAGCTAAAAAAGGATTTGCTCACTTCTTTATTACAATTAGACACAAATATAGACGATCTAAGAGGTTACGCCCCACTGGTTGCCTCCGCCTATAAAGAACGCTTAATGAAAAGAATTGAGGAACTAGTACAAGGCCAAATCGATGAAAGTCGTGTATTAACCGAAGTAGCGATTTTTGCTGATAAAATTGATATTAACGAGGAATTAACAAGGTTAAATAGCCACGTCCAGCAGTTTAAGCAAACATTAAATGAGATTGAGCCTATTGGAAGAAAACTTGATTTCCTTGTGCAGGAGATGAATAGGGAAGCTAATACCATTGGATCAAAAGCAAATGACTCAAATATTACTAAAAAAGTAGTTGAAATAAAAAGTTTGCTTGAGAAACTGAAGGAACAAGTTCAAAATATTGAATAA